The following are encoded in a window of Colletotrichum lupini chromosome 3, complete sequence genomic DNA:
- a CDS encoding subtilase, with the protein IVYIDLLLLSISTLIVKPLLLHSVCPLLRAITRDRFIPPISYDPFPATVVDVPIVPFSLDTNATTDACEPLEPGSLDFTDKIVLVRRGAVVSCDIHTQQENLALVGGTLVLVYNDDRPLSYPVIGNTNSTVGFITSFAGKQIVEAIKAGRNVTADFSVNHGLPVALTYSLGGDPNYFTNIGPLYDLQIKPDIAAPGGKIYSTWIDDSYTIQSGTSMAAPYIAGVAALYVSVYGGRNTHPSGNAWAKDLGKRIISSGISVPWADGLTETDYGHSASVAQVGNGLVDAFKVLKYKTVIDYEKIALNDTRYFNRYHEISVTNNDEEAVTYKFSAEDIVSADILGWYAADRVIANPAPGTKRVKEFFDMIPETRAPEVSFPAEFTLQSGESKTVSVNFKNPDTLGWNASGLPLYSGRVLISGSNGEFLSVPYLGLGGDLRKEVTPLEETNYAFMISTTSNTPVASKPYFTFNLSLAAQDFPRVISKPIYGIKETRWDVFEAGWTEREWKYPPVPGENGHIGTIASWVGSGRVEAIDTSIYDPNETFTLRFALLKPFGDPSHADNWEVLHIPEISVL; encoded by the exons ccttctccttttgtctatttctactttaatagttaagccacttttactacactccgtatgcccattgctgcgtgctATAACTCGTGACAGATTCATACCTCCCATTAGCTACGATCCCTTCCCCGCGACAGTCGTGGATGTCCCAATCGTTCCATTCTCTCTCGATACCAACGCCACGACTGATGCCTGCGAGCCGCTTGAGCCTGGCTCTCTGGACTTTACAGACAAAATTGTGCTCGTCAGACGTGGTGCCGTCGTGTCCTGCGACATCCACACGCAGCAAGAGAATCTAGCTCTTGTCGGTGGTACGCTTGTTTTAGTTTACAATGACGACCGCCCGCTCAGCTACCCCGTGATTGGGAACACGAACAGCACCGTTGGGTTCATAACCAGTTTTGCAGGAAAGCAGATTGTCGAGGCAATCAAGGCTGGCCGCAACGTCACAGCAGATTTCTCTGTCAACCACGGACTTCCGGTCGCGCTGACATACTCCCTCGGCGGTGATCCGAATTATTTCACCAACATCGGGCCATTGTACGATCTTCAGATCAAGCCCGACATTGCTGCACCGGGAGGCAAGATCTACAGTACATGGATCGACGACTCATACACCATTCAGAGCGGCACTTCCATGGCTGCACCGTACATTGCCGGGGTGGCCGCGCTGTACGTCTCCGTCTACGGCGGGCGTAACACGCACCCTAGTGGAAATGCCTGGGCAAAAGACCTAGGCAAGCGTATCATTTCCAGCGGCATCAGTGTTCCTTGGGCTGATGGTCTGACCGAGACCGACTACGGCCACTCTGCTAGTGTCGCTCAAGTCGGAAACGGCTTGGTCGATGCTTTCAAGGTGCTCAAGTACAAGACCGTGATCGACTATGAGAAGATTGCACTGAACGACACCCGCTACTTCAACCGGTACCATGAGATTTCCGTCACCAACAATGACGAAGAGGCAGTGACCTACAAGTTTTCTGCGGAGGACATCGTCTCGGCCGACATCCTTGGGTGGTACGCAGCTGATCGGGTTATCGCTAACCCTGCTCCTGGAACCAAGAGGGTCAAGGAGTTCTTTGACATGATCCCCGAGACGCGCGCGCCAGAAGTCAGCTTTCCCGCGGAATTCACGTTGCAATCTGGAGAAAGCAAGACAGTCTC AGTGAACTTCAAGAACCCAGACACCCTTGGCTGGAACGCGTCTGGACTCCCCCTGTACAGCGGTCGTGTTCTCATCTCTGGCAGCAATGGAGAGTTTCTCTCTGTCCCATATCTGG GTCTCGGTGGTGACCTTCGCAAGGAGGTGACGCCGTTGGAGGAAACCAATTACGCTTTCATGATATCAACAACTTCGAACACTCCAGTCGCTAGCAAGCCATA CTTTACTTTCAACCTTAGCCTGGCGGCTCAAGATTTCCCAAGGGTTATTAGCAAACCGATTTACGGCATCAAGGAGACTCGTTGGGAT GTTTTCGAGGCGGGATGGACGGAACGAGAGTGGAAGTATCCCCCAGTGCCCGGAGAAAATGGCCACATTGGTACTATCGCCTCCTGGGTTGGGTCCGGCAGGGTAGAGGCCATCGACACCAGCATTTACGACCCGAATGAGACATTTAC GCTTCGCTTTGCGTTGTTGAAGCCGTTTGGTGATCCATCGCACGCGGACAATTGGGAAGTCCTTCATATACCGGAAATTTCTGTACTGTGA